The Lewinella sp. 4G2 nucleotide sequence ATGAATACCCCGCCTGGGAAGGCTTCGTCAATAGCATTAAAGCCGACCAATCGCTACCCGCCATGCCCGGCATTGAAAGCCAAAAACTGCGGTACTTCATCAGCTCGCGGGGGATACCCGGACAGTACTACGGCATTCAGGCCAAGGAGGCTACACTGGACGATTACACCGTTCGCGCCCCCTTCAGCGGGCGCTTGACGATGGCCGCCGTCGACCCCGGCAGCTACGTCAACCCGGGCCAGCCACTGGCGAAGATCAGCCGCACGGACGTATACGAAGTGAAGGCCAGTCTCCCCGCAGCTGCCGTGCCCAAAGTTGCGACCGGCCAACGGGTGCAACTCCGCTCCCGTAATCTAAGCAGGGAATTCACCGGGACGATCAACCGCTTCGGTACGGCCATTGATCCGCAGACCCAGTCGGTCATCGCTTACGTCCGCCTGGCGGGTAAGGACCTCCGGAGCGGCCTCTACCTCGAAGGGGAACTCCCCGGCGACGAACTGGCCGACGTGGCCGTCCTACCCCGCGAGGCCCTGAATCGGGATAACTCCGTCTACGTAATTACCGATGGGAAGGTGGCCTCCAAGACCGTCGAGGTCGCGGCCATCGAAAGCGACAAGGTCTACCTGCGCGGTCTGCTGGACGGTGATCGGGTAATCGTACAAACCGCCGAATCCTCCATCATTGGTACGCGGGCAAAATAGTCCTCCCGCCCTACCCTTTTATTTATTCTCCCTTGTCATTTCCCGGCATCACCGGGTAAGTCACCATTATGCGTAAGCTCATCAAGTTCTTCATCGAACACCCAACCATCGTCAACCTTTGTGTCCTCCTCATCGTCGGCCTCGGCGCCATGACGCTGTTGCAGACCGACACGAGTTACCTGCCCAAAGCCAAGGTGCGATTCATCGACGTGGCGGTCGTTTACCCCGGTGCCACGCCCGAGCAAGTCGAAGAAGGGATCATCCTCAAACTCGAGGAGGAGCTGGAAGGCTTGGAGGGGATCGACCGCATCAGCAGCGCTTCCTCACCGAGCCTGGGTACCGTCGCCATCGAACTGCTGGAGTCCGCCGACGAGGACGTAGCCCTCAGCCTCGTCAAGAACGCGGTGGATAAGATCAACACCTTCCCGCGTGGTAGCGAGCCGCCGATTGTGGACAAGCGCGACGTAAAGGACCTCGCCATGGCCGTCGCTGTTACCGGAGACGTCAGCCTGCAAACGAAAAAGGACGTGGCCGACGAGATCGAAAAGGACCTGCTGAACCTACCGGGTATTTCGGACATCGTGATGAGCGGCGCACCCGAGCAGGAAATTGAGATCAGCGTAGCCGAAAGCCAGCTGCGCGCTTACGGCCTGACCTTCGGGGAAGTCGCCGCCGCAGTCAGTAGCACGAACCTCGAAACCTTTGGCGGGGAGATCAAAACCGGCACCCGCAACATCAACATCAAGGCTGACGATAAGGGCTACTTCGCCCGCGACCTACAAAACCTGATCGTCCGGACCAACCCCGACGGAAGCGTGATCTTCCTGCGCGACGTCGCTACCGTGCGTGACCAGTTCAAGGACCAACCGGGTAAGCGCTACCTGAGTGAGGAGGAATCCATCGTGCTCAACGTATTCGCGATGGGCAACGAAAATATCCTGACCAACGCCGACGCGACACTGGCTTACGTCAATGATTTCAACGCTAGCCGCGAGGGCGTTCAGCTCACCATCGTTGAAGATGGCAGCGAAACCGTGCGAGAGAACATCGATACGATGACCAATAACGGCATCGCCGGGTTCGTCCTCGTACTGCTCGTCCTCGCTCTTTTTCTGGATAAGTACCTCGCTTTCTGGGTGGCGCTTAAGATTCCGGTGGCCATCATCGGTATGTTTTTACTGTCCGGTATTCAGGACCTGACGATCAACGTAGTATCGCTTTTTGCCTTCGTGATCGTCCTTGGTATTCTGGTCGACGACGGCGTAGTGATTGGGGAAAACATCTTTCAGTGGGCGAAGAAAAAGGGAATTACCCCCGCTCAGGCCGCGCTGGAGGGGACGATGGAGATGGTCACGCCGGTACTGATCTCGCTGGGGACGACGGCTACCGCCTTCTCCATGTTCTTGTTTTTGCCCACCCAGACCGGGGAGTTTTTTGGGGAGATGGCCTTCGTGGTGATCGCGGTACTCGTCATTGCGGTGCTCGACACCTTTTTCTTTCTTCCCGCCCACCTGGCGCATTCCCGGGCGCTGCGTAAGGATAACACGCCCAGCCGGGTCGAGCGTTGGTTCAATAATTCGGTCGAATGGGTCAACGTCCATCTTTACCAGCCGACCTTTCGCTTCTTCGTTACAAAGTGGAAGTTGATGCCTTACGCTACCGTACTCGTGTTCTTCGGGCTACTCATCTCCGCCTTCGGGCTGATGGGTAGTGGGGTGGTTGGCTTCACCTTTTTCCCCAACCTGGACGATAAGGCCGTCTTCATTGAGCTGGATATGCCACCCGGAACGCCGGTGGAAGTGACGACCGAAAAGCTCCTTCTCATTCAGGATGCGGCGGAGAAAGCCAACGTCAAACTGAGGGAAACCTACGGTAAGGACATGATCCGCTACGTCGAAACCATCACCGGCCCCCGGGCCAACCAGGGTAAGCTGCGGGTGACCTACGTCAGCTCCGAGCAGCGCGACATCAGTAGTTTTGAGCTTACCGAGGCCATCCGTGACGAAGCCCCGGACATTCCGGAAGCAACCGGCCTGGTGTACGGCATCGGGGCGACCAACGCCGTATTCGGCAAGCCGGTTTCCGTCGCCCTACGGGGTAAGGACCTGGGCCAATTACGCGCCGCCCGCGACGAACTCAAGGCCAGTATGCTTACTCGGGATGACATTAAGGACGTCTCCGATACCGACCAGACGGGCGTCCAGGAGGCCATTGTTCGCCTCAACCCCGCCGGGGAGCGGCTGGGGCTCACGGCGGGTTCCGTCATGAATCAGATCCGGGCGGCGTTCTTCGGGGTTGAAGCCCAGCGTCTGCAGCGAGGCGATGAGGAGATCGAGGTCTGGTTGCGCTACCCCCGTGACGGGCGCCAGAGTGAGGCCCAACTGGCGGACATGCGCATCAACGCTCCCGGCGGTGGGAGTTACCCCCTCAGTGAGGTGGCTTATTTTGAGTATGGGACGGCCAATCAGGTCATCAACCGGCTGGCCGGCGAACGGGAGATTCGGGTTGAGGCCAACGTCGCCAACCCACTCGTCTCGGCCCCCGCCGTTATCGGAGCGCTGGAAGGTGGGCCACTGGCGGCCATTAGCGAAAAGTACCCGACGGTCGCCTATTCCGCCGAGGGGCAGAGCCGCGAAAGCGCCAAGATGGGCGAAGGGGCCGGCCTGGTTTTTCCGGTCATCATGATCGTGATGTTGGCGCTGATCGTACTGGCTTTCAACAGTTTCAGCCAGGCGTTGATCACCTTTTCTTTGTACCCTTTTGCCTTCATTGGCGTCATCCTGGGCCACTGGATCCAGGGAGAGGCGCTCAATGTATTTTCCATCATCGGCACCATTGCGCTGATCGGCGTATTCACAAATAATAGCTTGGTGCTGGTCTCGACGCTCAACCAATTGCTGGAAGAGGGGATGGACTTTTTCGCAGCGGTGCGCGAGGCTACCGCCAGTCGTTTCCGGCCCATTTTACTGACGACGGTGACTACCGTAGCTGGCCTGGCGCCACTGTTGGCCAGTAATTCCCTGGGGGCGCAGTTCCTCAAGGGGCCGGCCATCGCGATGGCGTACGGGCTCAGTTTTGGGCTACTTAACGTCCTTTTCTTGCTCCCGGCGCTGCTCGTCATCCTCAACGGTGGCCGTCGGCTCATGAAACGGATCAAGACCCTCAACAAGGTAAAAGCTACCCCGGAGCAAGTCGAGCCGGCGGTACGCGCGAAGGCTTTCCGCCTCAATTTACCGGCTACTGCCATCGTGGGCGCTGTCGCAGGTGCGATGTTGATGGGGGGAGGAACCGGGTTAAGTGCCCAGTCCGTTGCCCCGACGCTGAGTCTTACGGAGGCAACCACCCTGGCCTTGGCGAACAACCCCCGCTTGAAATCCCTGGGCTACGACCGGGAGTTGAGCCGCAATAACGTGAACCCGGCGGTGGCGGGGATCGGCCCGCAGATCATCCTGAAGGGGCAGGCACTGATCGGTTACGGCGACACCCGCGTGGAAACCGTCAACCTCGGCCCTCCCGGCAGCGAAAATCCACCCTTGGAGTTGAATGGGTTTCGTAGTGGGATCATCGTCCAACCCGAGGCCAACTGGTTGGTCTACGACGGTGGGGCCGGGCGCGCCCGCCTGGAACAACTCCGGTTGGTGGATGGGGCGACCGCGCTCGCTATCGAAAACGCGAGGGAAGAGACCGTTGCCCGGGTGACCCGTACCTATCTGGCCGCGGCGCGGCTCCAAACCCAGTTAGTACTTACCGCCGAAAACATCGAACTCAGTCAGGATCGGCTTACCCGTGCTTTACGCGATGAAAGCTACGGGCAGAGTAATAGCTTGCGTAGTCTTCAGGCCCGGGTTGACCTCAGTACGGACAGCGCGGCCTACCGTAACCTCTCGCTCGAGGTCGCCAATCTCAAACGCGCGCTCAACCAGCAGCTGGGGCGAGATCCCGAAACCGCGCTGGCTTTCCAACCTCCCCGGAACCTGCGCCCGCGCCCGCTTCCTTTTGATAGCCTGATGGTCGAGCTAATCGCCAATAACGAAAACCTGGCCCAGGCGCGGCAACGCATCAAACTAAGTGAACAAGGATTGGCGCTGACGGAAACGGCCCGCAAACCCCAGATCCAACTCTACGCCAACGCCAACTACCTCAACCAGCGTGATGACGCCAACTTCCTGCTGCAGAACCGGAATTTTGGGGCCGAAGCCGGGGCCAGGGTCAGTTATACCCTCTTTGACGGCGGCCTACGGACCATCAAAGCACAGAACGCCCGGATTGAACTGGAGCAGAGCCAGGTGAACCGCGATAACACGGAATTGGAACTGAGGACCTTGCTG carries:
- a CDS encoding efflux RND transporter periplasmic adaptor subunit, producing the protein MRNLLILGPIRGLIFCLFLGFFACSGDEGSDASVTTDAAPPTSPAPAAAPAKSYPTETVTLRTVKRPISLTGRVVPLQEAVVSSQVPGIVLPTDKLLQEGKYYAKGEVMVRIDNETLRLGLKADRAQLATAIVPLLSDLSIDYADEYPAWEGFVNSIKADQSLPAMPGIESQKLRYFISSRGIPGQYYGIQAKEATLDDYTVRAPFSGRLTMAAVDPGSYVNPGQPLAKISRTDVYEVKASLPAAAVPKVATGQRVQLRSRNLSREFTGTINRFGTAIDPQTQSVIAYVRLAGKDLRSGLYLEGELPGDELADVAVLPREALNRDNSVYVITDGKVASKTVEVAAIESDKVYLRGLLDGDRVIVQTAESSIIGTRAK
- a CDS encoding efflux RND transporter permease subunit, coding for MRKLIKFFIEHPTIVNLCVLLIVGLGAMTLLQTDTSYLPKAKVRFIDVAVVYPGATPEQVEEGIILKLEEELEGLEGIDRISSASSPSLGTVAIELLESADEDVALSLVKNAVDKINTFPRGSEPPIVDKRDVKDLAMAVAVTGDVSLQTKKDVADEIEKDLLNLPGISDIVMSGAPEQEIEISVAESQLRAYGLTFGEVAAAVSSTNLETFGGEIKTGTRNINIKADDKGYFARDLQNLIVRTNPDGSVIFLRDVATVRDQFKDQPGKRYLSEEESIVLNVFAMGNENILTNADATLAYVNDFNASREGVQLTIVEDGSETVRENIDTMTNNGIAGFVLVLLVLALFLDKYLAFWVALKIPVAIIGMFLLSGIQDLTINVVSLFAFVIVLGILVDDGVVIGENIFQWAKKKGITPAQAALEGTMEMVTPVLISLGTTATAFSMFLFLPTQTGEFFGEMAFVVIAVLVIAVLDTFFFLPAHLAHSRALRKDNTPSRVERWFNNSVEWVNVHLYQPTFRFFVTKWKLMPYATVLVFFGLLISAFGLMGSGVVGFTFFPNLDDKAVFIELDMPPGTPVEVTTEKLLLIQDAAEKANVKLRETYGKDMIRYVETITGPRANQGKLRVTYVSSEQRDISSFELTEAIRDEAPDIPEATGLVYGIGATNAVFGKPVSVALRGKDLGQLRAARDELKASMLTRDDIKDVSDTDQTGVQEAIVRLNPAGERLGLTAGSVMNQIRAAFFGVEAQRLQRGDEEIEVWLRYPRDGRQSEAQLADMRINAPGGGSYPLSEVAYFEYGTANQVINRLAGEREIRVEANVANPLVSAPAVIGALEGGPLAAISEKYPTVAYSAEGQSRESAKMGEGAGLVFPVIMIVMLALIVLAFNSFSQALITFSLYPFAFIGVILGHWIQGEALNVFSIIGTIALIGVFTNNSLVLVSTLNQLLEEGMDFFAAVREATASRFRPILLTTVTTVAGLAPLLASNSLGAQFLKGPAIAMAYGLSFGLLNVLFLLPALLVILNGGRRLMKRIKTLNKVKATPEQVEPAVRAKAFRLNLPATAIVGAVAGAMLMGGGTGLSAQSVAPTLSLTEATTLALANNPRLKSLGYDRELSRNNVNPAVAGIGPQIILKGQALIGYGDTRVETVNLGPPGSENPPLELNGFRSGIIVQPEANWLVYDGGAGRARLEQLRLVDGATALAIENAREETVARVTRTYLAAARLQTQLVLTAENIELSQDRLTRALRDESYGQSNSLRSLQARVDLSTDSAAYRNLSLEVANLKRALNQQLGRDPETALAFQPPRNLRPRPLPFDSLMVELIANNENLAQARQRIKLSEQGLALTETARKPQIQLYANANYLNQRDDANFLLQNRNFGAEAGARVSYTLFDGGLRTIKAQNARIELEQSQVNRDNTELELRTLLRQAHATYDNSRAQLAYEQANLPVFEANFNKTRTDYRNGQADATVLRAAQLNLNAAKTRIALERFSVLQAEVELLRLTGGLVR